In the genome of Desulfovibrio desulfuricans, one region contains:
- a CDS encoding dihydroorotate dehydrogenase: protein MDLSVTLKGQTHDLTLKNPVLTASGTFGYGMEFATYGNLAALGGMVVKGLSLLPRQGNATPRIVETTAGMLNAVGLQNDGVEKFCTDKLPRLPWQETAVIANIYAGSVEEFAELAARLNEEEGVAALEVNVSCPNVKEGGVLFGQDPVLAAQVTAAVRRAAPGKHVMVKLSPNVTDIALMARSVEDAGADSISCINTLLGMAVDLQSRRPSLANVVGGLSGPAIKPVALRCVWQVARAVDIPVVGVGGIATAEDALEFLLVGASAVQVGTGNFMRPDCAFVLVEELPAVCERLGIDDIGAFRGSLNLD, encoded by the coding sequence ATGGATCTTTCTGTTACGCTCAAGGGGCAGACGCACGATCTGACCCTTAAGAACCCTGTGCTCACGGCTTCAGGCACGTTTGGCTACGGAATGGAATTTGCCACCTACGGCAACCTTGCGGCTTTGGGCGGCATGGTGGTCAAGGGGCTCTCCCTGCTGCCGCGCCAGGGCAACGCCACGCCGCGCATTGTGGAAACCACGGCGGGCATGCTCAATGCCGTGGGCCTGCAAAACGACGGCGTCGAAAAGTTCTGCACCGACAAGCTGCCACGTCTGCCCTGGCAGGAAACAGCCGTTATCGCCAACATCTACGCCGGTTCCGTCGAAGAATTTGCCGAGCTTGCAGCCCGCCTTAACGAAGAAGAAGGCGTGGCCGCGCTTGAGGTCAATGTTTCGTGCCCCAACGTCAAGGAGGGCGGCGTGCTTTTTGGGCAGGACCCCGTCCTTGCCGCTCAGGTAACAGCAGCCGTGCGCCGCGCCGCGCCGGGCAAGCACGTCATGGTCAAGCTTTCGCCCAACGTGACGGATATCGCCCTGATGGCCCGCAGCGTTGAAGACGCTGGCGCGGACAGCATCTCGTGCATCAACACCCTGCTGGGCATGGCGGTTGACCTGCAAAGCCGCAGGCCCTCGCTGGCCAATGTGGTGGGCGGGCTCTCCGGCCCGGCCATCAAGCCTGTGGCCCTGCGCTGCGTATGGCAGGTCGCCAGGGCTGTGGACATCCCCGTGGTGGGGGTTGGCGGCATCGCCACGGCTGAGGACGCGCTGGAATTTTTGCTGGTTGGCGCCAGCGCCGTGCAGGTGGGTACGGGCAACTTTATGCGGCCCGACTGCGCCTTTGTCCTGGTGGAGGAGCTTCCCGCTGTTTGCGAACGGCTGGGAATTGACGATATTGGCGCCTTTCGCGGCAGCCTGAATCTGGATTAA
- a CDS encoding glycosyltransferase family 2 protein: MSTSQGSPALPLVSVVLPAYNAADTLPAALQSLLDQQPAASAPLPDFEVVVVDDGSTDDTRQVLRHWGSARLLGHRLRSLHLPHGGIVAALNAGLDAARGAYMARMDADDAAHPQRLALQTAHLFDNPRVDLSATCVAFGGDRQSAYGFAHFVDWQNSLLSHEQISRARFRDTPVCHPSVMFRRQRVDQWGAYRHGNFAEDWEIWLRWLDSGAVMDKLPQRMLVWNDTPTRATRADQRYARAACDNLRAVWLARWLERNNPFHPRVWVIGAGRVARQRLAPLWRLGVAPAAYVDIDPRKIGNTVQGVPVRGRDALPPPDRCRILNALTAHGAAEEAARWLAQAGYDPAHSIIV, encoded by the coding sequence GTGAGCACGAGCCAAGGGTCCCCGGCCCTGCCGCTGGTATCTGTGGTTTTGCCCGCATACAACGCGGCAGACACCCTGCCTGCGGCCCTGCAAAGCCTACTCGACCAGCAGCCCGCCGCCAGCGCTCCCCTGCCGGATTTTGAAGTCGTTGTCGTCGACGACGGCTCCACTGACGACACCCGGCAGGTTTTGCGGCACTGGGGCTCGGCGCGCCTTCTGGGCCACCGCTTGCGCTCCCTGCACCTGCCCCACGGCGGCATTGTGGCAGCGCTCAACGCCGGGCTTGACGCCGCTCGCGGCGCATACATGGCGCGCATGGACGCGGACGATGCAGCGCATCCACAGCGGCTGGCCCTGCAGACGGCCCACCTGTTTGACAATCCCCGCGTTGACCTTTCCGCCACCTGCGTGGCTTTTGGCGGCGACCGGCAGTCGGCGTACGGCTTTGCGCACTTTGTGGACTGGCAGAACTCCCTCTTGAGCCATGAGCAGATCAGCCGCGCCCGCTTTCGAGATACGCCCGTGTGCCATCCTTCGGTCATGTTTCGCCGCCAGCGCGTGGATCAATGGGGCGCGTACCGCCACGGCAACTTTGCCGAAGACTGGGAAATATGGCTGCGCTGGCTCGACAGCGGCGCGGTAATGGACAAACTGCCGCAGCGGATGCTGGTGTGGAACGACACCCCCACCCGTGCGACCCGTGCCGACCAACGCTACGCACGCGCGGCCTGCGACAACCTGCGGGCCGTCTGGCTGGCCCGCTGGCTTGAGCGCAACAATCCCTTTCATCCCCGCGTATGGGTAATCGGCGCGGGGCGGGTAGCCCGCCAGCGCCTGGCCCCGCTGTGGCGGCTGGGCGTTGCGCCTGCGGCATACGTTGATATAGATCCGCGCAAGATCGGCAACACCGTGCAGGGCGTGCCCGTCAGGGGGCGCGACGCTCTGCCCCCGCCAGACCGCTGCCGCATTCTCAACGCCCTGACGGCTCACGGCGCGGCGGAAGAAGCCGCCCGGTGGCTCGCCCAGGCCGGGTACGACCCGGCCCATTCGATCATAGTGTGA
- the aroL gene encoding shikimate kinase AroL yields MSILFLVGARASGKTTIGKALAKKLDLPFADTDQHLLDSASRTVDQIVAEEGWPGFRTRESAALRDVADAHRGGCVVATGGGMVLAEANRQLMRQRGMVVFLDAPVQVLAERLGRNPLSSQRPSLTGRGLVEEINQVLAERRALYEAAAHHVVDASRPLSAICRRIAQLWRAHADQA; encoded by the coding sequence ATGAGCATTCTTTTTCTCGTGGGCGCGCGAGCCTCGGGCAAGACCACCATCGGCAAGGCTCTGGCCAAAAAGCTTGATCTGCCTTTTGCCGATACCGACCAGCATCTGCTGGACAGCGCGAGCCGCACGGTAGACCAGATTGTAGCCGAGGAGGGCTGGCCCGGCTTTCGCACCCGCGAGAGCGCTGCCTTGCGCGACGTGGCCGACGCCCACCGTGGCGGCTGCGTGGTAGCCACCGGCGGCGGCATGGTGCTGGCCGAGGCAAACCGGCAGCTCATGCGCCAACGCGGCATGGTCGTCTTTCTTGACGCGCCGGTGCAGGTTCTGGCCGAGCGTCTGGGACGCAACCCTCTCAGCAGCCAGCGGCCTTCGCTGACGGGCCGGGGGCTTGTGGAAGAAATCAACCAGGTGCTCGCCGAGCGCCGCGCATTGTACGAAGCGGCGGCCCACCATGTGGTGGACGCATCACGGCCGCTTTCGGCCATCTGCCGCCGCATTGCCCAGCTGTGGCGCGCGCACGCGGACCAGGCATGA
- a CDS encoding ATP synthase F0 subunit B, producing the protein MLDLNVTLLFQLANFFIAIYVLNILLIRPIREIIKKRNGVMDDMAEEAGSFEYQAGERLTNYEAELARARQDAGSNREDGRAAGVVEQQKLVGEAQQSARNILAETRASLQAQAAETLDALRKQVGEFSSRLADRLIKS; encoded by the coding sequence ATGCTGGACTTAAATGTCACCCTGCTTTTTCAGCTGGCGAATTTCTTTATCGCTATTTACGTGCTTAACATCCTCCTGATTCGCCCCATCCGCGAAATCATCAAAAAGCGCAACGGCGTCATGGATGACATGGCCGAAGAAGCCGGCTCTTTCGAGTATCAGGCTGGCGAACGGCTCACCAACTATGAGGCTGAACTGGCCCGCGCCCGTCAGGACGCAGGCAGCAACCGTGAGGACGGCCGCGCCGCTGGCGTGGTAGAACAGCAGAAGCTGGTGGGCGAAGCACAGCAGAGCGCCCGCAACATTCTGGCTGAAACCCGCGCCTCGCTGCAGGCACAGGCTGCGGAAACCCTTGACGCGCTGCGCAAGCAGGTGGGCGAATTTTCTTCCCGCCTTGCCGACCGGCTGATCAAGAGCTAG
- a CDS encoding NAD-dependent epimerase/dehydratase family protein, which translates to MTPAAGNITAPHLAGKKVLLTGGTGFVGRHLLPQLLAAGAEVTCLTRAVSRTGHLPAGVATVQADLTSGQGLEEALQGKDVVVHMAALLFGLGWQDYLRANALAARSMAATLARLSAGGGLPDTFRFVLVSSLAATGPSGLAPGVDDATPPAPVSAYGWSKMLTEQVLGRALGQSLVTLRPPIIYGSGDKGLLPVFKGVLRVGTAVSPGAGREFYVSAVHADDMAQAVLCACRPEARGVYHLSDGEAYTMAEFCRTMGVAMDKVMGQTSRKRGAVRIVRMPLPVMACTAGLSTAFAVAADAVANRLLGHGLRRAPAWNLDKYREARQAGWLCDNSRICSELGFAPRVNLEAGMTEAIEGYRREGWL; encoded by the coding sequence ATGACCCCGGCGGCAGGCAACATCACGGCCCCGCATCTGGCGGGAAAAAAGGTGCTGCTTACGGGCGGCACCGGTTTTGTGGGCCGTCATCTGCTGCCGCAGCTGCTGGCGGCGGGGGCCGAGGTTACCTGCCTCACGCGGGCCGTATCGCGCACCGGGCATCTGCCTGCGGGCGTAGCTACGGTTCAGGCCGACCTGACCAGCGGTCAGGGGCTGGAAGAAGCCCTGCAGGGCAAGGATGTGGTCGTCCATATGGCGGCCCTGCTGTTTGGTCTGGGCTGGCAGGATTATTTGCGGGCCAACGCGCTGGCCGCCCGCAGCATGGCCGCAACTCTCGCGCGGTTGTCCGCCGGGGGCGGGCTGCCGGATACTTTTCGCTTTGTGCTGGTCTCGAGCCTTGCGGCGACAGGCCCCAGCGGCCTTGCCCCCGGTGTGGACGACGCCACGCCGCCCGCGCCGGTTTCGGCTTACGGCTGGTCAAAAATGCTTACAGAGCAGGTGCTTGGCCGCGCCCTTGGACAAAGCCTTGTAACCCTGCGCCCCCCCATCATTTACGGGTCGGGCGACAAGGGGTTGCTGCCGGTCTTCAAGGGCGTGCTGCGGGTCGGTACGGCTGTGAGCCCCGGTGCGGGGCGCGAGTTTTACGTCAGCGCCGTGCACGCCGACGATATGGCCCAGGCCGTGTTGTGCGCCTGCAGGCCCGAAGCTCGCGGGGTATATCACCTCAGCGACGGCGAGGCCTATACAATGGCGGAGTTTTGCCGCACCATGGGCGTCGCCATGGACAAGGTCATGGGCCAGACCTCTCGCAAGAGGGGAGCTGTGCGCATAGTGCGCATGCCCCTGCCGGTCATGGCGTGTACCGCCGGGCTTTCCACGGCATTTGCCGTGGCGGCCGATGCCGTAGCCAACCGCCTGCTGGGCCATGGCCTGCGGCGCGCACCGGCGTGGAATCTGGACAAATACCGCGAGGCCCGTCAGGCGGGGTGGCTGTGCGACAACAGCCGCATCTGCAGCGAACTGGGCTTTGCGCCGCGCGTGAACCTTGAGGCGGGCATGACCGAAGCCATCGAGGGCTACCGTCGAGAGGGCTGGTTGTGA
- the atpH gene encoding ATP synthase F1 subunit delta yields MIDTVVARRYANAIFALGKKEGEAALSSHGECLAALGKLLATAPGLDLTLKSPVIGVEEKKAVLDKLLGKLKADTTMRNFCFLLADKERLAFLKGIAAWYGKLLDEAKGIIRGQCITAVQLSADKQSKLKDTLQKKAGTDIELTFAVDKDILGGMVLKMGDRVLDASLRAQLGILRETFKRGE; encoded by the coding sequence TTGATCGACACCGTGGTTGCACGCAGGTACGCCAACGCAATATTCGCGTTGGGCAAAAAGGAAGGGGAAGCAGCCCTGAGCTCGCACGGTGAATGCCTGGCAGCTCTTGGCAAGCTGCTTGCCACTGCGCCTGGGCTTGACCTTACCCTGAAAAGCCCTGTTATCGGCGTGGAAGAAAAAAAGGCAGTTCTCGACAAACTGCTGGGCAAGCTTAAGGCCGACACCACCATGCGCAATTTCTGCTTTCTGCTGGCAGATAAAGAAAGGCTTGCCTTTCTGAAAGGAATCGCAGCGTGGTACGGCAAACTGCTGGACGAGGCCAAGGGTATTATCCGCGGCCAATGTATAACCGCAGTACAACTTTCCGCAGACAAACAGTCTAAGCTCAAGGATACCCTCCAAAAGAAGGCGGGAACCGATATCGAGCTGACCTTTGCCGTGGACAAAGACATACTAGGGGGTATGGTGCTCAAAATGGGTGACCGGGTGCTGGACGCAAGTCTGCGCGCGCAGTTGGGAATCCTTCGGGAGACATTCAAGAGGGGTGAATAG
- a CDS encoding M24 family metallopeptidase: MTDIFASRREKLRRAMRVRGLDAMLISQAANRFYLSGFELHDPQFNESAGRLVIAADGHDWLATDARYLDAASRIWDRERIFIYGGSAARELHGLLRRCGSRIGLESQGVSLAFARALAAAGSGLYCEAADGMVERLRRIKEPSEIAALEKSFALNHKLMKWVEGQLEPGRTEADISWLIEKFFRENGASELAFANIVAVGKNAALPHAIPGADAVTDNCPVLVDVGCRVGCYCSDQTRTFWVGDAPTDAFRRALDLTRQAQTAAIEGMRPGMPLRMVYALAHDVFAKAGVAKAFTHGLGHGVGLETHEAPSLSPRAEGALETGMVVTVEPGLYYPQWGGIRWEYTVLVEEDGVRIL; this comes from the coding sequence ATGACAGACATTTTTGCCTCCCGTCGTGAAAAGCTGCGCCGCGCCATGCGCGTTCGCGGCCTTGACGCCATGCTGATCAGCCAGGCCGCCAACAGGTTTTATCTCTCCGGCTTTGAGCTGCACGACCCGCAGTTTAACGAAAGCGCAGGCAGGCTCGTCATCGCCGCCGACGGGCACGACTGGCTGGCTACGGATGCCCGCTATCTTGACGCCGCCTCCCGCATCTGGGACCGGGAACGTATTTTTATCTACGGCGGCAGCGCGGCCCGCGAGCTGCACGGCCTGCTGCGCCGTTGCGGCAGCCGCATCGGCCTTGAGTCGCAGGGCGTCAGCCTGGCCTTTGCACGCGCCCTTGCCGCCGCAGGCTCCGGCCTGTATTGCGAAGCGGCCGACGGCATGGTGGAGCGCCTGCGCCGCATCAAGGAACCCAGCGAAATAGCCGCCCTTGAAAAATCATTCGCCCTCAACCACAAGCTCATGAAGTGGGTCGAGGGGCAGCTGGAGCCGGGCCGCACCGAGGCCGACATCAGCTGGCTGATCGAGAAGTTTTTTCGTGAAAACGGCGCATCCGAGCTTGCCTTTGCAAACATTGTGGCCGTCGGCAAAAACGCCGCCCTGCCCCACGCAATACCCGGCGCGGACGCCGTCACCGACAACTGCCCGGTGCTTGTTGACGTGGGCTGCCGCGTGGGCTGCTACTGCTCCGATCAGACCCGCACATTCTGGGTCGGCGATGCGCCCACCGACGCCTTTCGCCGTGCGCTCGACCTCACCCGGCAGGCGCAAACTGCCGCCATCGAGGGCATGCGCCCCGGCATGCCCCTGCGCATGGTCTACGCCCTGGCGCACGATGTTTTTGCCAAGGCGGGCGTGGCCAAAGCATTTACCCACGGCCTGGGGCACGGCGTGGGGCTTGAAACCCATGAAGCGCCCAGCCTTTCGCCGCGGGCCGAGGGCGCGCTTGAGACCGGCATGGTCGTGACTGTCGAACCGGGGCTGTACTACCCGCAGTGGGGCGGCATCCGCTGGGAATACACGGTGCTGGTCGAAGAGGACGGCGTACGCATTCTTTAA
- a CDS encoding ATP synthase F0 subunit B produces the protein MSRWKHAGFILPLVIAFAALVAIPAGAMASEGHAAPRWGDFGWRVLNFVIFAGILWHFVGDLAKRFFKNRREGIKNALDNLDERRKTAKEQLASVEARIANLNVEREAILAESRQQAEALKQGIVEEAHRQAAQIVEQARLTAENEGRAIFAEVRASIADEIVNAAEKALASRLNAAEHDKLIANSLNKVVLH, from the coding sequence TTGAGCAGATGGAAACACGCGGGGTTTATCCTGCCGCTCGTTATTGCCTTTGCCGCGCTGGTGGCCATTCCTGCAGGAGCCATGGCTTCTGAGGGACATGCAGCGCCGCGTTGGGGCGACTTCGGCTGGCGCGTGCTCAACTTCGTGATTTTTGCCGGCATCCTCTGGCACTTCGTCGGCGATCTGGCCAAGCGTTTCTTTAAGAACCGCCGCGAAGGCATCAAGAATGCCCTGGACAATCTTGACGAACGTCGCAAGACGGCCAAGGAGCAGCTGGCTTCGGTAGAAGCCCGCATTGCTAACCTTAATGTTGAGCGCGAGGCCATTTTGGCCGAAAGCCGCCAGCAGGCCGAAGCCCTCAAGCAGGGCATTGTGGAAGAGGCTCACCGCCAGGCCGCTCAGATTGTGGAGCAGGCGCGCCTAACGGCGGAAAATGAAGGCCGCGCCATCTTCGCTGAAGTGCGCGCCTCCATTGCCGATGAAATCGTGAACGCCGCCGAGAAGGCCCTTGCCTCTAGGCTTAACGCGGCCGAGCACGACAAGCTTATCGCCAACTCCCTTAACAAGGTGGTGCTCCATTGA
- a CDS encoding (deoxy)nucleoside triphosphate pyrophosphohydrolase, producing the protein MQHIEVAAGIIWRGKRFLASQRLCDKPLEGYWEFPGGKLEAGESPLDALKRELAEELGIGVRQAVFWKSLDHEYTERGFGVRIYFFHVTEFAGEPCGAEGQNLRWVEPQEAFALGFLPADAVVLEELVSRQPSIA; encoded by the coding sequence ATGCAGCATATAGAAGTAGCTGCCGGTATCATCTGGCGGGGCAAACGTTTTCTGGCCAGCCAGCGTCTCTGCGACAAGCCGCTGGAAGGGTACTGGGAGTTTCCCGGCGGCAAGCTCGAAGCTGGCGAAAGCCCCCTGGACGCCCTCAAGCGCGAGCTGGCCGAAGAGCTCGGCATAGGCGTGCGTCAGGCCGTGTTCTGGAAAAGCCTTGACCACGAATACACCGAGCGCGGCTTTGGCGTGCGCATCTACTTTTTTCATGTGACGGAATTTGCTGGCGAGCCCTGCGGCGCGGAGGGCCAGAACCTGCGCTGGGTCGAGCCGCAGGAGGCTTTCGCCCTTGGCTTTTTGCCCGCTGATGCCGTGGTGCTTGAAGAGCTTGTCTCCAGACAGCCCAGCATTGCCTGA
- a CDS encoding dihydroorotate dehydrogenase electron transfer subunit, which produces MSQSTSCELDVLDLVPFGQTGNESRFFALRLSRPDWTRWRPGQFVMVRPRNFGLDIPWARPLGICHMTSRHMICFFQVRGKGTRRMAELRSGDKVRVWGPLGNGFAVEPETPTLLLAGGMGIVPFVGYVSEHPKPWNISMLFGHREHISCYPVDSINEHVPLDSLREAESGDLDDFIFTIQERMSEYAEQKGLVLACGPTPFMRTVQKFAAELNVRCQLSLENRMACGVGACLGCVTKTTEAWPVEEKREGLVQVCNHGPVFWSDQVEL; this is translated from the coding sequence ATGTCACAATCAACTTCTTGCGAACTTGACGTACTTGATCTGGTCCCCTTTGGCCAGACCGGCAATGAAAGTCGCTTTTTTGCGTTGCGCCTTTCACGCCCAGACTGGACACGGTGGCGGCCGGGTCAGTTTGTGATGGTGCGTCCGCGAAATTTTGGCCTGGATATTCCATGGGCCCGTCCGCTCGGCATCTGCCACATGACATCACGGCACATGATCTGCTTCTTTCAGGTGCGCGGCAAGGGTACGCGCCGCATGGCGGAGCTGCGTTCGGGCGACAAGGTGCGCGTGTGGGGGCCGCTTGGCAACGGTTTTGCCGTCGAGCCCGAAACCCCGACGCTGCTGCTTGCGGGCGGCATGGGCATTGTGCCCTTTGTGGGCTACGTGAGCGAGCACCCGAAGCCCTGGAACATCTCCATGCTCTTTGGCCACCGCGAGCACATCAGCTGCTACCCGGTAGACAGCATCAACGAGCATGTGCCGCTGGACAGCCTGCGCGAGGCGGAATCGGGCGATCTTGACGACTTTATATTTACCATCCAGGAGCGCATGAGCGAATACGCCGAGCAGAAGGGCCTTGTGCTCGCCTGCGGCCCCACGCCCTTTATGCGCACAGTGCAGAAGTTTGCCGCCGAGCTTAACGTGCGCTGTCAGCTCTCGCTTGAAAACCGCATGGCCTGCGGCGTGGGCGCGTGCCTGGGCTGCGTGACAAAAACCACAGAGGCCTGGCCGGTGGAAGAAAAGCGCGAAGGGCTGGTGCAGGTATGCAACCACGGTCCGGTGTTCTGGTCTGATCAGGTCGAACTGTAA
- a CDS encoding ATP-binding cassette domain-containing protein: protein MKITIQELSKAFGGRDILSNFSLEVDSGVRLCVCGPNGTGKSTLLRLLAGVESPDGGRVILPRGCRLGFVEQEFAEQVLDTPLLTFVLDVLHDWSDFWSEWEEAAASKDEPRLTALMHRQGELEALYGYNPEHRAKAVLSGLGFAESKWGRTLRELSGGWRERAKLARVLTAGADVLLLDEPTNHLDVEAVEWLESFLMDFKGALVFVAHDRMFMDNVGTHVLYLGLSKPVFRKATYTQFLTLQEEYNAQREREARALREDLDRKMAFVERFRAKATKARQAGSRQKMAKKLEKELEDYRPEPKRKDLNFSWPEAPHSEKIVLAAADLDFRFDDGKTMWPPLTFTLFRGQRVALVGHNGCGKSTLLKLLAGTLERRGGNLVTASQMRMGYYTQHQMDTLRSDTTVLGELRRLSDPHTTEEELMSVLGLFLLGQEYFERQVSALSGGEKSRLVLSSLFLKRCNFLLLDEPTNHLDLESREALVSALQKFTGTLLMVAHDRWLLSQVGAEAWELNEKGLTVFPDFTSYDDNRRARLSGALDEAQPAVPGAGGQAGGRARQADAPLAQPLSRDEQKRIKREQADRRNALHKELKPLQSRYEALETELAAVLDQQGTVEAQLADPDVYADHAHAGELLKTFEACKQRSEAILEEMTGLEENMAAARARWHVEQD, encoded by the coding sequence GTGAAGATCACCATACAGGAACTTTCCAAGGCATTTGGCGGCAGGGACATCCTCAGCAATTTTTCGCTGGAGGTGGACTCTGGCGTGCGGCTGTGCGTCTGCGGCCCCAACGGCACGGGCAAATCCACTCTGCTGCGTCTGCTGGCAGGTGTAGAAAGCCCCGACGGCGGCAGGGTCATCTTGCCGCGCGGCTGCCGCCTGGGCTTTGTGGAGCAGGAGTTTGCGGAACAGGTTCTGGATACGCCCCTGCTGACCTTTGTGCTGGACGTGCTGCACGACTGGAGCGACTTTTGGTCAGAGTGGGAGGAGGCCGCCGCCAGCAAGGACGAACCCCGGCTTACGGCCCTGATGCACCGTCAGGGCGAGCTTGAGGCGCTCTACGGCTACAACCCCGAGCACAGGGCCAAGGCCGTGTTGTCTGGTCTGGGTTTTGCCGAAAGCAAATGGGGCCGTACCCTGCGCGAACTTTCGGGCGGCTGGCGCGAGCGCGCCAAGCTGGCCCGCGTGCTCACCGCCGGGGCCGACGTGCTGTTGCTGGACGAACCCACCAACCACCTGGATGTTGAAGCCGTGGAATGGCTCGAGTCGTTCCTTATGGACTTCAAGGGCGCGCTGGTTTTTGTGGCGCACGACCGCATGTTTATGGACAATGTGGGCACGCACGTGCTCTATCTGGGGCTGTCCAAGCCCGTGTTCCGCAAGGCGACCTATACGCAGTTTTTGACCCTGCAGGAAGAATACAACGCCCAGCGCGAGCGCGAGGCCCGCGCCCTCAGGGAAGACCTTGACCGCAAGATGGCCTTTGTGGAGCGGTTTCGTGCCAAGGCCACCAAGGCGCGGCAAGCCGGGTCGCGCCAAAAGATGGCCAAAAAGCTCGAAAAAGAGCTGGAAGACTACAGACCTGAGCCAAAGCGCAAAGATCTGAATTTCAGCTGGCCTGAAGCACCGCATTCCGAAAAAATCGTTCTGGCCGCCGCTGATCTGGATTTTCGTTTTGACGACGGCAAAACCATGTGGCCACCGTTGACGTTTACCCTGTTTCGCGGGCAGCGGGTGGCGCTGGTAGGGCACAACGGCTGCGGCAAATCCACACTGCTCAAGCTGCTGGCAGGCACGCTTGAGCGCCGGGGCGGCAACCTGGTTACCGCCTCGCAGATGCGCATGGGCTACTACACCCAGCACCAGATGGACACCCTGCGCAGCGACACCACCGTGCTCGGCGAGCTGCGCCGTCTTTCTGACCCGCACACCACTGAAGAAGAACTGATGAGCGTGCTCGGCCTCTTTTTGCTGGGGCAGGAATATTTTGAACGGCAGGTCAGCGCCCTTTCGGGCGGTGAAAAAAGCCGCCTTGTGCTGAGCTCGCTGTTTTTGAAGCGCTGCAACTTTTTGCTGCTGGACGAACCCACCAACCACCTTGACCTCGAAAGTCGCGAGGCTCTTGTCAGCGCGCTGCAAAAATTTACCGGCACGCTGCTCATGGTGGCGCACGACCGCTGGCTGCTTTCGCAGGTGGGGGCTGAGGCCTGGGAGCTCAACGAAAAAGGGCTGACGGTGTTTCCGGACTTTACGTCCTACGACGACAACCGTCGCGCCCGACTGAGCGGAGCCTTGGACGAGGCGCAGCCCGCAGTGCCGGGCGCTGGCGGGCAGGCAGGGGGGAGGGCCCGGCAGGCCGATGCTCCTCTGGCCCAGCCGCTGTCGCGCGACGAGCAAAAACGCATCAAGCGCGAGCAGGCCGACAGACGCAACGCCCTGCACAAGGAACTGAAGCCCCTGCAGAGCCGCTACGAGGCGCTGGAAACGGAGCTTGCGGCGGTGCTTGACCAGCAGGGCACGGTAGAGGCGCAGCTGGCAGACCCCGACGTGTATGCAGATCACGCGCATGCCGGCGAGCTGCTCAAGACGTTTGAGGCTTGCAAACAGCGCAGCGAAGCCATACTGGAAGAAATGACAGGGCTTGAAGAAAACATGGCGGCGGCGCGGGCCAGGTGGCACGTGGAGCAGGACTGA